From the Spirochaetaceae bacterium genome, one window contains:
- a CDS encoding NADH-quinone oxidoreductase subunit NuoF produces MEKIKNYDELKAKYRQNLTRLTLREVIDEQVKKDIEQAAKSTAKHDILVCAGTGCTASRSLEIITSLQDELKKQGIEGVNVMPTGCFGFCEQGPIALVMPEDTFYVKVKPEDAAELVETHIKKGERVGKLIYHEPIGDTLIEKQHDMPFYKKQKRIALQNCGLIDPEDIDEYVAMRGFQALGKVLFELKPAEVIDIMKKSGLRGRGGAGFPIGLKWEFAAKYQSSEKFVLCNADEGDPGAFMDRGILEGDPCSVLEAMTIAGYVIGANKGYIYIRAEYPLAIERLNIALKQLRTYGLLGDNILGSGFNFDVELKFGAGAFVCGEETALIHSIEGQRGEPTTKPPFPAEKGLWDQPTIINNVETLVNVPRILLNGPEWYAAVGTEESKGTKVFALAGMVNNVGLVEVPMGVTLREIVYEIGGGIKNHKKFKAVQTGGPSGGLITKENLDTPITYKNLSDIGSMMGSGGMIVLDETSCMVDVAKFYLEFTEEESCGKCTSCRVGTKRLHEMLIAISEGKAPADTLEKLEELSNTIVKTSLCGLGQTAPNPVLSSLRFFREEYLEHINDKKCRAGVCKSLLSYIVNDNCIGCTVCAKKCPAECISLTDRPVTAKLANGKVPEGKFIHIVNQAECTKCGICKTACKFNAIDLI; encoded by the coding sequence ATGGAAAAAATTAAAAATTACGATGAGCTTAAAGCTAAATACCGCCAAAATTTAACTAGGCTAACATTACGCGAAGTTATTGATGAGCAGGTAAAAAAAGATATAGAGCAAGCAGCTAAAAGTACGGCTAAGCACGATATTCTAGTGTGCGCCGGTACCGGTTGTACCGCCTCGCGCAGCCTAGAAATTATCACCAGCTTACAGGACGAGCTTAAAAAGCAAGGCATAGAGGGTGTTAATGTTATGCCCACCGGTTGTTTTGGTTTTTGCGAGCAAGGCCCGATTGCCCTTGTTATGCCGGAAGATACCTTTTACGTTAAGGTTAAACCGGAAGATGCCGCCGAGTTGGTAGAAACGCATATTAAAAAAGGCGAAAGAGTAGGAAAATTAATTTATCATGAACCGATTGGTGATACTTTAATCGAAAAGCAGCACGATATGCCTTTTTATAAAAAGCAAAAACGTATTGCCCTGCAAAACTGCGGGTTAATAGACCCCGAAGATATTGATGAATATGTGGCTATGCGCGGTTTTCAGGCTTTAGGCAAAGTTTTGTTCGAGCTTAAACCGGCTGAAGTGATTGATATTATGAAAAAATCGGGCTTACGCGGGCGCGGTGGGGCCGGTTTTCCAATCGGCCTAAAGTGGGAGTTTGCCGCTAAGTACCAAAGTTCCGAAAAATTTGTGCTGTGTAACGCCGACGAAGGCGACCCCGGCGCTTTTATGGACCGCGGTATCCTTGAGGGCGACCCTTGCAGCGTGCTGGAGGCAATGACTATTGCTGGTTATGTGATAGGGGCCAATAAAGGTTACATTTATATTAGGGCCGAATATCCGCTGGCTATCGAGCGCTTAAATATTGCCTTAAAACAACTGCGCACCTACGGTTTGTTAGGTGATAACATTTTGGGCAGCGGCTTTAACTTTGATGTAGAGCTAAAATTTGGCGCCGGCGCTTTTGTTTGCGGTGAAGAAACCGCTCTTATTCATAGTATAGAGGGCCAACGCGGCGAACCAACCACCAAGCCCCCTTTCCCGGCCGAAAAAGGCTTGTGGGACCAACCCACCATTATTAATAACGTAGAAACTTTGGTTAATGTGCCGCGTATTTTGCTTAACGGCCCCGAATGGTACGCCGCTGTGGGCACCGAAGAATCGAAGGGCACAAAGGTTTTTGCTTTAGCCGGTATGGTAAATAACGTTGGTTTAGTAGAAGTACCGATGGGCGTTACTTTACGTGAGATTGTTTATGAAATTGGCGGCGGCATTAAAAACCATAAAAAATTTAAAGCTGTGCAAACCGGCGGGCCATCGGGTGGTTTAATTACTAAAGAAAACCTCGATACCCCTATTACTTACAAAAACCTCTCGGATATTGGCAGTATGATGGGCAGCGGCGGTATGATTGTGCTAGATGAAACCAGCTGTATGGTAGATGTGGCTAAATTTTACCTAGAATTTACAGAGGAAGAAAGCTGCGGCAAATGTACCAGCTGCCGTGTGGGCACCAAAAGACTGCACGAAATGTTAATTGCCATTAGCGAAGGTAAAGCCCCTGCCGATACTCTTGAGAAATTAGAAGAGCTAAGCAACACCATTGTTAAAACCAGCTTGTGCGGACTGGGGCAAACGGCCCCTAACCCGGTGTTGTCCAGCTTGCGTTTTTTCCGTGAGGAATACCTTGAGCATATTAATGATAAAAAATGCCGAGCAGGAGTTTGTAAATCGTTGTTAAGTTATATTGTTAATGATAACTGTATTGGCTGTACCGTTTGCGCTAAAAAGTGCCCGGCGGAGTGTATTAGCCTAACCGATAGGCCGGTAACCGCCAAGTTAGCCAACGGTAAAGTGCCGGAGGGTAAGTTTATCCATATAGTTAATCAGGCCGAGTGTACCAAGTGCGGTATCTGTAAAACTGCCTGTAAATTTAACGCCATCGATTTGATTTAA
- a CDS encoding NADH-dependent [FeFe] hydrogenase, group A6 — MVKIEINGTPLEVEAGTTIIEASKKIEGLEIPALCYMNLGLFKLDHHVASCRICMVEVTQGQAKPRLMPSCAVPVAEGMKIVTNTPEIINHRRNVLELLLSDHPFECLTCGKNLECELQTLAKKFNIHEVKYKGEQSTYPLDISSKAIKRDLNKCIMCRRCETMCNTVQTVGTLTGYGRGFTAVVGTAGLEPLKDTNCTFCGQCVSVCPTAALAEINYTKDVWSALANPKKTVVVQTAPAVRTSIGEEFGFAAGYDGTGKLVAGLKKMGFNAVFSTDFAADLTIMEESKELIDRIQSGKNLPILTSCCPGWVNFLEQQFPSLLNIPSTCKSPMQMSGAITKSYYAQKIGIDPKDLVVVAIMPCLAKKYEAGREEFTKDGVSDVDYVLSVRELAKMFREAGVNFAALPDAEFDNPLGEATGAGTIFATTGGVIEAALRTAYETVTGQELKGSDIEFHAVRTAMEGVKEAVVDFNGLKLNIAITNGLGNARKVLEKIEAGEANYHAIEIMACPGGCIGGGGQPYIHGDTGKIEARRQGLYKIDGNDKLRKSHLNPSIQKLYKEFLGEPGGHKAHELLHTHYSDRSKG, encoded by the coding sequence ATGGTAAAGATAGAGATAAATGGTACCCCGCTGGAAGTAGAGGCCGGTACTACAATTATAGAGGCTAGTAAAAAGATAGAAGGGCTAGAGATACCGGCCCTGTGTTATATGAATTTAGGCTTATTTAAGCTAGACCACCACGTGGCCAGCTGCCGGATTTGTATGGTAGAGGTTACACAAGGGCAAGCTAAACCACGCTTGATGCCTTCGTGCGCCGTGCCGGTGGCGGAGGGTATGAAAATTGTAACCAACACTCCCGAAATTATTAACCACCGTCGTAATGTGCTGGAGCTATTACTAAGCGATCATCCTTTTGAATGTTTAACTTGCGGTAAAAATTTAGAGTGCGAGCTGCAAACTTTAGCTAAAAAATTTAACATACATGAAGTTAAGTACAAGGGCGAGCAATCAACTTACCCGCTGGATATAAGCAGTAAGGCTATTAAGCGCGACCTTAATAAATGTATTATGTGTCGCCGCTGCGAAACGATGTGTAATACGGTGCAAACCGTTGGCACCTTAACCGGTTACGGGCGCGGCTTTACCGCCGTTGTAGGCACCGCCGGCCTTGAGCCTTTAAAAGATACCAACTGTACCTTTTGCGGCCAATGTGTAAGCGTGTGTCCTACTGCCGCTCTTGCTGAAATTAACTATACTAAAGATGTATGGAGCGCTTTAGCTAATCCTAAAAAGACGGTGGTGGTGCAAACGGCGCCGGCTGTACGTACCTCTATCGGTGAAGAGTTTGGTTTTGCTGCCGGTTATGACGGCACCGGTAAATTGGTGGCCGGCCTTAAAAAGATGGGCTTTAATGCCGTTTTTAGCACCGATTTTGCCGCCGACCTTACCATCATGGAAGAATCTAAGGAGTTAATAGACAGGATACAAAGCGGCAAAAATTTGCCCATTTTAACCAGTTGCTGTCCCGGCTGGGTTAATTTTTTAGAGCAGCAATTTCCTAGCTTGCTAAATATTCCTTCCACTTGTAAAAGCCCTATGCAAATGTCGGGTGCTATCACCAAAAGTTATTACGCCCAGAAAATTGGTATAGACCCTAAAGATTTAGTGGTAGTAGCCATTATGCCGTGCTTGGCTAAAAAATATGAAGCCGGCCGTGAAGAGTTTACTAAAGATGGCGTGTCCGATGTTGATTATGTACTTAGCGTGCGCGAACTGGCCAAGATGTTTCGCGAAGCCGGGGTGAATTTTGCTGCCTTACCCGATGCCGAATTTGACAACCCGTTAGGTGAAGCTACCGGTGCCGGCACTATTTTTGCCACGACCGGAGGGGTTATTGAAGCTGCTCTGCGTACCGCCTACGAAACCGTTACCGGGCAAGAGCTTAAAGGCAGCGATATAGAGTTTCATGCCGTGCGCACAGCGATGGAAGGTGTTAAAGAGGCAGTGGTCGATTTTAACGGCCTTAAACTAAACATTGCCATCACCAACGGACTCGGCAATGCCCGTAAAGTGCTGGAAAAAATTGAGGCCGGCGAGGCTAACTACCACGCCATCGAAATTATGGCTTGTCCCGGCGGTTGTATCGGCGGCGGCGGTCAGCCGTATATTCATGGCGACACCGGTAAAATTGAGGCCCGCAGGCAAGGGCTTTACAAAATTGATGGCAATGATAAATTACGTAAATCGCACTTAAACCCGTCTATCCAAAAACTTTACAAAGAGTTTTTAGGTGAGCCGGGAGGCCACAAGGCGCATGAGCTGTTACATACGCATTATAGCGATAGGAGTAAGGGTTAA